A genomic region of Rhodothermales bacterium contains the following coding sequences:
- a CDS encoding ABC transporter ATP-binding protein — MSHSDRSLIELSTLTKVYQMGDQEVRALDGVSLKVDVNEYVAIMGPSGSGKSTMMNIIGCLDTPTSGTYYLNGQNVSEMSDNELAAIRNREIGFVFQTFNLLPRVNCLQNVELPLVYAGMRKTARRERAEQALASVGLGDRMYHKPNELSGGQRQRVAVARALVNSPSILMADEPTGNLDTKTGDEIMHLFELLYRQGNTLLVVTHEEDIAQHARRVVRLRDGNIESDVRVDHPTLAHADLASV, encoded by the coding sequence ATGAGCCATTCCGACCGATCGCTGATCGAACTCAGCACCCTGACCAAGGTCTACCAGATGGGCGACCAGGAAGTGCGCGCCCTCGACGGCGTGTCGCTGAAAGTCGACGTCAACGAGTACGTCGCCATCATGGGGCCGTCCGGTTCGGGCAAATCGACGATGATGAACATCATCGGCTGCCTCGACACGCCGACCAGCGGGACGTATTACCTCAACGGCCAGAACGTGAGCGAGATGAGCGACAACGAGCTGGCCGCAATCCGCAATCGCGAAATCGGGTTCGTCTTCCAGACCTTCAACCTGCTGCCACGCGTCAACTGCCTGCAGAATGTGGAGTTGCCCCTGGTTTACGCCGGCATGCGCAAGACGGCGCGCCGCGAGCGGGCCGAGCAGGCGCTCGCGAGCGTGGGACTGGGCGATCGCATGTACCACAAGCCGAACGAACTCTCCGGTGGCCAGCGCCAGCGCGTCGCCGTGGCGCGCGCCCTCGTAAACTCCCCCTCGATCCTCATGGCCGACGAGCCGACCGGTAACCTCGACACGAAGACCGGCGACGAAATCATGCACCTGTTCGAGCTGCTCTACCGCCAGGGCAACACCCTGCTCGTCGTCACGCACGAGGAAGACATCGCCCAGCATGCCCGCCGCGTGGTGCGTCTGCGCGACGGCAATATCGAAAGCGACGTCCGCGTGGACCATCCGACGCTGGCGCACGCCGATCTCGCGTCGGTCTGA
- a CDS encoding efflux RND transporter periplasmic adaptor subunit, translating to MAKKSNSATRIIIYLVIGLVVVAGGLAGLRAAGVFGKKDTAISVEVVDLERRDITQTVTASGKIQPEIEVKISPDVPGEITALPVVEGDFVEQGQLLARIRQDDYVAQVEQGEASVLQAKAMLAQRRADLLNAELELKRQRGLFEKQAVSESEFQRAETQYEVARAAHEAAEYSVKSSEAQLKEMRERLAKTAIYAPMSGTISMLEVELGERVVGTSQMAGTEMMRLAKLDQMEIEVDVNENDVVNVTLNDSARIEVDAYPERSFRGVVTEIANSARVTGAGTQEQVTNFPVKIRIVDAHNLEVSEMMSRHGGMQMEEVPTPPQESPNFRPGMSGTVDVFTETIDGALVVPIQAVTVRDFNKLKKSEGDAQAGEGAGEAEETPMRSAGQEEASVEDLRKVIFVMADGKAKMVEVETGISDDTHIEIKGGLSGDEKIIIGPYSAVSRQLEPDASVKVDERTNRASFGPR from the coding sequence ATGGCGAAGAAATCCAATTCTGCTACACGCATCATCATCTACCTCGTGATTGGTCTTGTGGTGGTAGCAGGCGGTCTGGCGGGTTTGAGGGCGGCCGGCGTATTCGGTAAAAAAGATACCGCCATCTCGGTGGAAGTCGTCGACCTCGAACGCCGCGACATCACCCAGACGGTTACGGCCTCGGGGAAGATCCAGCCGGAAATCGAGGTCAAGATTTCGCCCGACGTGCCGGGTGAGATCACGGCGCTTCCGGTCGTCGAAGGCGACTTCGTCGAGCAAGGCCAGCTGCTGGCCCGAATCCGGCAGGACGACTATGTCGCGCAGGTCGAACAGGGCGAGGCGAGCGTGCTCCAGGCCAAGGCCATGCTGGCCCAGCGCCGCGCCGACCTGCTCAATGCGGAACTGGAACTGAAGCGTCAGCGCGGCCTGTTCGAGAAGCAGGCCGTTTCGGAAAGCGAGTTCCAGCGCGCAGAAACCCAGTATGAGGTCGCCCGCGCCGCGCACGAAGCCGCCGAATATTCGGTAAAGAGCAGCGAAGCGCAGTTGAAAGAGATGCGGGAGCGGCTGGCAAAAACAGCGATTTATGCCCCGATGAGCGGCACCATCAGCATGCTGGAGGTCGAACTCGGGGAACGCGTCGTGGGCACCAGCCAGATGGCCGGCACCGAGATGATGCGGCTCGCCAAGCTGGATCAGATGGAGATCGAGGTCGACGTAAACGAAAACGACGTCGTCAACGTGACCCTGAACGACTCCGCGCGGATCGAGGTCGACGCCTATCCGGAACGGAGCTTCCGCGGCGTGGTGACCGAGATCGCGAACTCGGCCCGCGTGACGGGCGCCGGCACCCAGGAGCAGGTCACCAACTTTCCGGTCAAGATCCGGATCGTCGACGCGCACAACCTCGAGGTGTCGGAGATGATGTCCCGGCACGGGGGGATGCAGATGGAGGAAGTGCCGACACCGCCCCAGGAATCGCCGAATTTCCGTCCCGGCATGAGCGGCACGGTGGACGTCTTCACCGAGACGATCGACGGCGCGCTCGTCGTGCCGATCCAGGCGGTGACCGTTCGGGATTTCAACAAGCTGAAGAAGAGCGAGGGCGACGCGCAAGCGGGTGAAGGCGCCGGCGAAGCCGAGGAGACGCCCATGCGTTCCGCCGGCCAGGAAGAGGCCTCCGTCGAGGACCTTCGCAAAGTCATCTTCGTCATGGCCGACGGCAAGGCGAAGATGGTGGAAGTCGAAACCGGCATCTCCGACGACACGCACATCGAGATCAAGGGCGGGCTGTCGGGGGACGAAAAAATCATCATCGGGCCGTATAGCGCCGTGAGCCGGCAACTTGAGCCAGATGCTTCCGTAAAGGTCGACGAACGCACCAATCGTGCGTCCTTCGGGCCCCGCTAA